A stretch of the Notamacropus eugenii isolate mMacEug1 chromosome 2, mMacEug1.pri_v2, whole genome shotgun sequence genome encodes the following:
- the DVL3 gene encoding segment polarity protein dishevelled homolog DVL-3 isoform X2, with the protein MGETKIIYHLDGQETPYLVKLPLPAERVTLADFKGVLQRPTYKFFFKSMDDDFGVVKEEISDDNARLPCFNGRVVSWLVSAEGSHPEPGSFCPDNPSELPPPMERTGGIGDSRPPSFHPHTGGGSQENLDNDTETDSLVSAQQERPRRRDGPEHVARINGTAKGERRREPGGYDSSSTLMSSELETTSFFDSDEDDSTSRFSSSTEQSSASRLMRRHKRRRRKQKVARIERSSSFSSITDSTMSLNIITVTLNMEKYNFLGISIVGQSNERGDGGIYIGSIMKGGAVAADGRIEPGDMLLQVNDINFENMSNDDAVRVLREIVHKPGPITLTVAKCWDPSPRGCFTLPRSKWMGESSLKLVPGTCEPIRPIDPAAWVSHTAAMTGAFPAYGMSPSLSTITSTSSSIASSIPDTERLDDFHLSIHSDMATIVKAMASPESGLEVRDRMWLKITIPNAFIGSDVVDWLYHNVEGFTDRREARKYASNLLKAGFIRHTVNKITFSEQCYYIFGDLCGNMANLSLHDQDGSSGASDQDTLAPLPHPGAAPWPMAFPYQYPPPPHPYNPHPGFPEPGYSYGGGGSAGSQHSEGSRSSGSNRSGSDRRKEKDPKAGDSKSGGSGSESDHTSRSSLRRERAPSERSGPAASEHSVRSHHSLAHSLRSHHTHQSYGPPGVPPLYGPPMLMMPPPPAAMGPPGAPPGRDLASVPPELTASRQSFRMAMGNPTKNFGLFDFL; encoded by the exons GGTGGTTAAGGAAGAGATCTCTGATGACAACGCAAGGCTCCCGTGTTTCAATGGCCGGGTGGTGTCCTGG CTGGTGTCAGCAGAGGGCTCACACCCAGAGCCTGGCTCCTTCTGCCCTGACAATCCTTCCGAGCTGCCACCCCCTATGGAACGCACGGGTGGCATTGGTGACTCCCGACCTCCCTCCTTCCA CCCTCACACTGGTGGGGGGAGCCAGGAGAACCTGGACAATGACACTGAGACTGATTCCCTGGTGTCTGCGCAGCAGGAGCGGCCCCGACGGAGGGATGGGCCAGAACACG TGGCCCGGATAAATGGCACAGCCAAAGGTGAGCGGAGGAGGGAGCCTGGGGGTTACGACAGCTCTTCCACCCTCATGAGCAGTGAGCTGGAAACCACGAGTTTCTTCGACTCTGACGAGGATGATTCTACCAGCAG GTTCAGCAGCTCCACAGAACAGAGCAGTGCATCCCGCCTCATGAGGAGACACAAGCGGCGTCGGCGGAAACAGAAGGTGGCCCGGATCGAGCGG TCCTCATCTTTCAGCAGCATCACTGATTCCACAATGTCCCTCAACATTATCACTGTCACGCTCAACATGG AGAAATACAACTTCCTGGGCATCTCCATTGTGGGTCAGAGCAATGAACGGGGTGATGGGGGCATCTACATTGGCTCCATCATGAAGGGTGGAGCCGTGGCTGCTGATGGACGGATTGAGCCGGGGGACATGCTCCTACAG GTAAATGACATCAATTTTGAGAACATGAGTAATGATGATGCTGTCCGAGTACTTCGAGAAATCGTGCACAAACCAGG GCCCATCACCCTGACAGTGGCCAAATGCTGGGATCCCAGCCCCCGAGGCTGCTTCACCCTGCCCAGGAGTAAGTGGATGGGGGAGTCGTCCCTAAagctggtgcctggcacat GTGAGCCGATTCGCCCCATTGACCCTGCAGCCTGGGTATCCCACACAGCAGCGATGACAGGTGCCTTTCCAGCCTATGGCATGAGCCCCTCCCTCAGCACCATCACATCTACCAGCTCCTCCATCGCCAGCTCCATCCCTGACACTGAGC GCCTCGATGACTTTCACCTGTCCATCCACAGCGACATGGCCACCATAGTTAAAGCCATGGCTTCCCCTGAGTCTGGGCTAGAGGTCCGAGACCGTATGTGGCTCAAGATCACCATTCCCAACGCCTTCATTG GTTCAGATGTAGTGGACTGGTTGTACCACAATGTGGAGGGCTTCACGGACCGGCGCGAGGCCCGGAAATACGCCAGCAACCTGCTGAAAGCCGGCTTCATCCGTCACACGGTCAACAAGATCACTTTCTCAGAGCAGTGCTATTATATCTTCGGTGACCTCTGTGGCA ACATGGCTAACTTGTCCCTGCATGACCAGGACGGCTCCAGTGGGGCCTCGGACCAAGACACGCTGGCTCCTCTCCCACACCCAGGGGCTGCGCCATGGCCCATGGCTTTCCCTTACCAGTACCCACCCCCCCCACATCCCTATAACCCCCACCCTGGCTTCCCTGAGCCAGGGTATAGCTACGGTGGTGGGGGCAGTGCGGGCAGCCAACACAGTGAAG GTAGCCGGAGCAGTGGTTCCAACCGCAGCGGCAGTGACCGGCGGAAGGAAAAGGACCCGAAGGCCGGGGACTCCAAGTCAGGGGGCAGTGGAAGCGAGTCAGACCACACGAGCCGAAGCAGCCTAAGGCGGGAGCGAGCCCCCAGCGAGCGCTCTGGGCCAGCCGCCAGCGAGCACAGTGTCCGCAGCCACCACTCACTGGCCCACAGCCTCCGCAGCCACCACACACACCAGTCCTACGGGCCCCCGGGGGTGCCCCCGCTGTACGGTCCACCCATGCTGATGATGCCCCCTCCGCCTGCTGCCATGGGTCCCCCCGGAGCCCCCCCAGGCCGAGACCTGGCCTCGGTGCCCCCAGAACTGACCGCCAGCAGACAGTCCTTCCGCATGGCCATGGGAAATCCCA CCAAGAATTTCGGGCTTTTTGACTTTCTCTGA
- the DVL3 gene encoding segment polarity protein dishevelled homolog DVL-3 isoform X1, with protein sequence MGETKIIYHLDGQETPYLVKLPLPAERVTLADFKGVLQRPTYKFFFKSMDDDFGVVKEEISDDNARLPCFNGRVVSWLVSAEGSHPEPGSFCPDNPSELPPPMERTGGIGDSRPPSFHPHTGGGSQENLDNDTETDSLVSAQQERPRRRDGPEHVARINGTAKGERRREPGGYDSSSTLMSSELETTSFFDSDEDDSTSRFSSSTEQSSASRLMRRHKRRRRKQKVARIERSSSFSSITDSTMSLNIITVTLNMEKYNFLGISIVGQSNERGDGGIYIGSIMKGGAVAADGRIEPGDMLLQVNDINFENMSNDDAVRVLREIVHKPGPITLTVAKCWDPSPRGCFTLPRSEPIRPIDPAAWVSHTAAMTGAFPAYGMSPSLSTITSTSSSIASSIPDTERLDDFHLSIHSDMATIVKAMASPESGLEVRDRMWLKITIPNAFIGSDVVDWLYHNVEGFTDRREARKYASNLLKAGFIRHTVNKITFSEQCYYIFGDLCGNMANLSLHDQDGSSGASDQDTLAPLPHPGAAPWPMAFPYQYPPPPHPYNPHPGFPEPGYSYGGGGSAGSQHSEGSRSSGSNRSGSDRRKEKDPKAGDSKSGGSGSESDHTSRSSLRRERAPSERSGPAASEHSVRSHHSLAHSLRSHHTHQSYGPPGVPPLYGPPMLMMPPPPAAMGPPGAPPGRDLASVPPELTASRQSFRMAMGNPTKNFGLFDFL encoded by the exons GGTGGTTAAGGAAGAGATCTCTGATGACAACGCAAGGCTCCCGTGTTTCAATGGCCGGGTGGTGTCCTGG CTGGTGTCAGCAGAGGGCTCACACCCAGAGCCTGGCTCCTTCTGCCCTGACAATCCTTCCGAGCTGCCACCCCCTATGGAACGCACGGGTGGCATTGGTGACTCCCGACCTCCCTCCTTCCA CCCTCACACTGGTGGGGGGAGCCAGGAGAACCTGGACAATGACACTGAGACTGATTCCCTGGTGTCTGCGCAGCAGGAGCGGCCCCGACGGAGGGATGGGCCAGAACACG TGGCCCGGATAAATGGCACAGCCAAAGGTGAGCGGAGGAGGGAGCCTGGGGGTTACGACAGCTCTTCCACCCTCATGAGCAGTGAGCTGGAAACCACGAGTTTCTTCGACTCTGACGAGGATGATTCTACCAGCAG GTTCAGCAGCTCCACAGAACAGAGCAGTGCATCCCGCCTCATGAGGAGACACAAGCGGCGTCGGCGGAAACAGAAGGTGGCCCGGATCGAGCGG TCCTCATCTTTCAGCAGCATCACTGATTCCACAATGTCCCTCAACATTATCACTGTCACGCTCAACATGG AGAAATACAACTTCCTGGGCATCTCCATTGTGGGTCAGAGCAATGAACGGGGTGATGGGGGCATCTACATTGGCTCCATCATGAAGGGTGGAGCCGTGGCTGCTGATGGACGGATTGAGCCGGGGGACATGCTCCTACAG GTAAATGACATCAATTTTGAGAACATGAGTAATGATGATGCTGTCCGAGTACTTCGAGAAATCGTGCACAAACCAGG GCCCATCACCCTGACAGTGGCCAAATGCTGGGATCCCAGCCCCCGAGGCTGCTTCACCCTGCCCAGGA GTGAGCCGATTCGCCCCATTGACCCTGCAGCCTGGGTATCCCACACAGCAGCGATGACAGGTGCCTTTCCAGCCTATGGCATGAGCCCCTCCCTCAGCACCATCACATCTACCAGCTCCTCCATCGCCAGCTCCATCCCTGACACTGAGC GCCTCGATGACTTTCACCTGTCCATCCACAGCGACATGGCCACCATAGTTAAAGCCATGGCTTCCCCTGAGTCTGGGCTAGAGGTCCGAGACCGTATGTGGCTCAAGATCACCATTCCCAACGCCTTCATTG GTTCAGATGTAGTGGACTGGTTGTACCACAATGTGGAGGGCTTCACGGACCGGCGCGAGGCCCGGAAATACGCCAGCAACCTGCTGAAAGCCGGCTTCATCCGTCACACGGTCAACAAGATCACTTTCTCAGAGCAGTGCTATTATATCTTCGGTGACCTCTGTGGCA ACATGGCTAACTTGTCCCTGCATGACCAGGACGGCTCCAGTGGGGCCTCGGACCAAGACACGCTGGCTCCTCTCCCACACCCAGGGGCTGCGCCATGGCCCATGGCTTTCCCTTACCAGTACCCACCCCCCCCACATCCCTATAACCCCCACCCTGGCTTCCCTGAGCCAGGGTATAGCTACGGTGGTGGGGGCAGTGCGGGCAGCCAACACAGTGAAG GTAGCCGGAGCAGTGGTTCCAACCGCAGCGGCAGTGACCGGCGGAAGGAAAAGGACCCGAAGGCCGGGGACTCCAAGTCAGGGGGCAGTGGAAGCGAGTCAGACCACACGAGCCGAAGCAGCCTAAGGCGGGAGCGAGCCCCCAGCGAGCGCTCTGGGCCAGCCGCCAGCGAGCACAGTGTCCGCAGCCACCACTCACTGGCCCACAGCCTCCGCAGCCACCACACACACCAGTCCTACGGGCCCCCGGGGGTGCCCCCGCTGTACGGTCCACCCATGCTGATGATGCCCCCTCCGCCTGCTGCCATGGGTCCCCCCGGAGCCCCCCCAGGCCGAGACCTGGCCTCGGTGCCCCCAGAACTGACCGCCAGCAGACAGTCCTTCCGCATGGCCATGGGAAATCCCA CCAAGAATTTCGGGCTTTTTGACTTTCTCTGA